GGGACCTTCGGCGCCGAGGACTTTCGCGCCGCCGCCTTATGCCATCAGGGACTCGCCAGCGGCCTCATCGACGAGGTCACGCTCGGCACGCTGGAATATGGCGTCGCCGAGTTTCATCGCATGCTGGACGCGATGCTTGCCGCCAAAGGTCAGGCGGCGGGTGTCGGCCGGCCGTAGAGGATCACGCCGTCCGGCGTCTTGATCTTGGGCTTGCCGGCAAAGATCGCCTCGACCGTCTTGAGCGCCGCCTTCAGCCGGCGCTCGTTATAGGGCTTCATCAGGCAGCCGAGCGCGAGGCCCTCGTCCTGCTCGGGCGGATTGGCGGTCGCGAACAGCACCGGAACCCCCAGACCCTTGGCTTCGCGTGCAAGATCGATCCCCGTCCGGCGGCCGGTCAGCGTGAGATCGCTGAGGATGAGGTCGATGCCCCGCTCCTCGCCCTCGACCGGGGTCAGC
This genomic window from Sphingomonas rosea contains:
- a CDS encoding response regulator; this translates as MLFGTRERHVKRILIVEDEPLVAFDNETMVSGAGYTVVATVDSVREALAVIARELTPVEGEERGIDLILSDLTLTGRRTGIDLAREAKGLGVPVLFATANPPEQDEGLALGCLMKPYNERRLKAALKTVEAIFAGKPKIKTPDGVILYGRPTPAA